The genome window CTGTCCCAGCCAGCTCAAGGCTCCCGTGCTTCACAAGGTTCTCAGCTACCCGCCCATCCAGCCTTACATCTACGGCGGAAAGGGGGTGGGATCGCAGGGTGACGGCTCGGCGCAGTTCATCGCCCGGGACGAGGAGAGCCAGAACAAGGTGATCGAGATCCTGGAGCGCGATCTCGGGATGTCCTGCCTGAGGCTGGTGATCCGCTCTGCACGTCGCGTCCGCAAGGCAGTCATTCCCGCCGCCGGGTTTGGACCGAAACTGTTTCCGGCCTCCAAGGCCATCAAGAAAGAGCTCTTCCCCGTAATCGATCGCCAGGGCCGAGCCAAGCCCGCCATCATGACCATTGTGGAAGAGGCCTTGAATTCGGGGATCGAGGAGGTCTGCCTCGTCGTCCAGGGCGAGGACCGGCGACTGTTTGAGGAATTCTTCTGCACCCCGCCGACCATCGAGAACTTCAATAAGCTTTCTCGCGCCGACCAGGAATACAGTCGCTACCTACTCGACCTCGGGCATCGCATCACGTTTGTGACGCAGGAGGTGCAGGATGGCTTTGGGCACGCCGTGTACTGCGCGCGAGAGTGGGTCGGAAACGAGCCCTTCCTCCTCTTGTTAGGCGACCATCTATACGCCTCAGACAATGCGACGCCGTGCGCGCGGCAGGTCCTGGACGTATTCGAGCGCGTAGGCCATAGCGTCGTGGGACTCAAGGTGACCCCGGCCGACGAGATCCATAAGTTTGGGTGCGTAACGGGCATCTGGGACCGCTACGCCGAACAGCTGAGCATTACGGAATTCGCTGAGAAGCCGGACCTGGAGTACGCTCGTCAGCGCCTGACCACCGAGGGCCTGGACCCCGACCAGTTCCTCACCATATTCGGCATCTACGTCCTCACCCCCAAGGTGTTCGAATTCCTGGAGGAGGCCATCCGCCATAACCTCCGCGAGCGCGGTGAGTTTCAGCTGACGCCCTGTCTGGACCAGGTCCGGCGCGAGGAAGGATTCACGGGATACGTCGTGAAGGGGAGGCGATTCGACATCGGCACGGCCGAGGCCTACCGGCAGACGATCATCGAGTTTCGCAACGCGTAGTCGCTCCGTCGACGCGCTCTGGGAGACGTGAATCTCACAACACTCCTCCCTGAGGATCGGGACGGGGTGGCGGGGCCGTGTCAAATGCCTGTGCGTGAGGGCCCCGGAGTTCTCCCAGGCCTGGGCGGACTTATTCCCGGCCGCCGCGAGCAGAGAGCACGCCATCGAGGGAGGGGCGGAACGCCTCTGTGCGGCGGCTGCGGAATGGCCTCCGAAGACGGGGCATTGGCTCCGCTTGATCCCCGCGGCTGACCCTGCCTGAGGAACGACCCTCGAACTCGAAGGAGCCCAAGCCCACCCTGAAACAAAATCCGCATCCCACGCTTCGTGGCTCAGGGATTGCAAGCAAGGTCCGCGACTCGGTCGAAAGGCTCCCGGCTGAGGCCAGGGACCGCGAAGCCGACGGCCATTTGCGGGACATGTAACGCCACGAGACATCTCAGCCAGATAGAGAGGACGGAGGCAATGCGACGGGATCTCGATGCTCTAACCGATCGGGAATTCGATCTTCTGGTCGTCGGGGGAGGGATTCACGGGGTGGCCATCGCCTACGACGCGGCCCAGCGGGGACTGCGTGTCGCCCTCATCGAGAAGGGCGACTTTGGATCGGCTACTTCGTCCAACAGTCTGAAGATCGTGCACGGAGGACTACGGTATCTGCAGCACGCCGACCTGCGCCGGATGCGGGAGTCGATTCGAGAACGGCGAATCCTGCTCCGGATCGCTCCCCATCTGGTCCACCCGCTACCGTTTCTCGTCCCCACCTACGGGCACCTCATCAAGGGGCCGGAGGTATTCGCTGTAGCCCTTGCACTCAACGGGCTCATCGGGGCCGATAGGAACCGTCGCCTCCCTCCGGAACAGAGGTTGCCTTGGGGGGAAATTGTCCCCGCCGCCGAATTCCGCAAGCTGGCCCCTATGGTGGACGGAAAGAACCTGACCGGTGGGGTGATCTGGTACGATGCGCAGATGTACAGCTCGGAAAGACTCCTTTTGGCGTTCGCCCAGTCGGCCGCGGAAGCTGGCGCGCAGCTCGCCAATTACGTGGAGGCCACCGGGTACCTCGTTCGCGACGGGCGGGTCTACGGGGTAAAGGCCGCGGATCGGCTGAACGGGCAGGTTTTTGACATCCGGGCTCGGTTGACGGTGAACGCCTGCGGCCCCTGGTACAATGAAGTCCTCCGAAGATTAGGGATCCGAACGGAGCGAGAGCCCTTGTGCCTCTCCGTGGCCCTCAATCTCGTGTCCACCCGGAAGCTCACGCACGAATACGCCGTCGGCTTCTACAGTCACAAACAGTACCGCGATCAGGATTCGGTCCTATCCCGGGGCTCCCGTCTGCTGTTTATCGCTCCTTGGAGAGAAGTGAACCTTGTTGGGACGGCCCACCTCCCCTACGAGGGCAAGGCCAACGGTTTCGCCATCCAAGGACGCGTCCTCTTCGACTTCCTACGCGAGGTTCAGGAGGCCCTTCCCGCCGCTGGCCTGCGCGTGGAGGACATCCGCTTCTACCACGCAGGGCTTCTACCGATGAAGCCAGTGCGGGGGTCAACCGATAACGTAACCCTGACAAAACGTCACCAGATCGTAGACCACGAAAAGGTCCACAGGTTGCCTGGCGTGGTCTCTCTCATCGGGGTAAAGTACACCACGGCGAGGGCAGTGGCAGAGGAGGTAACGGACCTGGCAGTGCGCAGGCTCGGTGTAAAGACGCCCGGGGCTCAAACAGCCGAAACCCCTCTGTGCGGAGGTGAAATGGAAAGCTTTGCCGAGTTCGCCCAGTGCAAGCTCCCGCTGCTCCGAAAATACCTCCCTGAGAAAACCGCACAGGTGCTCCTACACTGTTACGGGACGCGGTTCCAGGAGCTTATCCGCTACTTCGAGATTTCCCCTTACTGGGCCGAGGCAGTCGGCCCCGATCTTCCCGTCGTCAAGGCACAGATTCTCCACGCCGTCCGCCGGGAGATGGCCTGTAAACTCTCGGACGTGGTGTTCCGACGGACCGATATGGCCATGTTCGGCCTTCCGAATGCCGAAGCGCTCAGAACGGCCGCCGAGATCATGGCCAATGAGCTCGGCTGGAACGGACGCCGAATCCGCCAGGAAATGGAGGAAGTACAGGCAGTCTTCCGGCCCCTCGAGGAACTTGCCGCAGGTCGGTGAGAAACCCTCCTTCTCGGCCGCGGCGTTGCTCCACAGGGATGGGGTTCAGGCCGCCAAGAAGAACATTCTGGCAAATAGGGCTTGCGTTTGAGGAGCATCTTTGTAACGGGGGAGTTGAGCACCTGCCCTTCCCGGAAGCCCCTTTTTCCCTCGGAATCGCGACCGCCGTTGTCGACCTTGGACCCGGAGCGCGACGCTCAACGACTCAGGCCTGTGCAGGAAGGTAACGAGAGCCGGAATTCAACACCGAACGCCAAAAGAGACGCCATGGTCGGTGCCAGGTCGTCTCCCACGGAGGACGCGGGACAAGGCCGGGCACCCATATCCGGTTCCCCCCTATGCCGGGACCAGAGCTTTCCGCCGAAAGCGCAACGGACCCTGCACAAGAGCTCGCCAGAAAGCCGGACTTCAGCACATCGGAACACGCAGAGTGGCAATTCTCCGAGAAGGAGCCAGCCGGCGTAGGCGGGATAGGGGGAGAGTGAAGTTTCCCGTCCCAGGGTGAGCAGAGAGAGGCTCCACCAGGCCGCTCTTCCCACGCGTGCTGGGTGCCTGAGGCATCGGAGCGCGAGGGGGATTAGGCGCTGGGGGAGTCTCCCTGGTCCCATTTCGGGTCAGGAAGGCAACCCAGGGAAATCGAGCGAGGTGATCGTTCATGTGCAGGAGACGTCTCGTCGTGTGTTTGCTCGGGGGAGCGGTAGCCGGAGGCATATGCCTTTCGGGAAGACAGCTCTTGTTCGGCTCCTCTCCGATAACCTCGGAAGCCGTCGCGTACACGGTTCTCAATCGTGCGCTGCTGGGGTTCGTGATTGCCGTGAGCAGCCGGCGAATCCATCACTGCGTGCACGGTGCCTTATTTGGCCTCGTGGTTTCCCTGTCGGTATCGTTGGGTTTTCTCCTCAGTGACCCGTTGGGCTTCGCCGCGTATACCCTTGCGGGTGTCCTGTACGGGCTCCTCATTGAATGGTTTGCGACGGACGTCTTTCGCGCCCCCATGCGGATTCCGTAGACGCAGGCCCTTGCCGATGCTTCAGGGCGGCCCGCAACGCCCGCTCCCGTGGCAACGCTCATTGGCCACACGCGCCACATGTGGGGCCAGGGGCGGGGGCGATTGGAGCCATGGGAGAATCGCCTTGCTCACCGAGGGCATGATTTGTACATTTGCCGGTAAAGATTGGGCCGTACCGCACCTTAGCTCCGTCGAGATGAGGCGCTGCGGTTTCCGGTCCTTCCCGGAACTGCCGCAGGAGGAGGGGGCTCCGGGTCGCAGGTTGCCAAAGGGAGGAGGGGAAAGCCGGTGAGTCTAAGCACCGAGTTCGATGGACAGGCTTGGGAGGAACAAATGCGTTGCGGTTGGAGGGTGGTGTTCCTGGTTCTCCTGATAACGGTTCTTGTCTCTACGCCTGCACCTGCGCAGCAGAGCGTCAGCTGCTTCGATTGTCACGCCGACTCTGGGCTGACCAAGGTCGGTCCACAAGGCCAAGAGATCTCCCTTTTCGTCGATTCCGTCGCTTTCCGCAGATCCGTCCATTTCGAGCTGGGTTGTGTGGCTTGCCACGTGGATATCCAGGAGATCCCGCACCCTGAGAAGCTGGCTGAAGTGGACTGCGGAATGTGCCACGAGCTTGAGAAGCAGGGGTGTCTGGAAGGCGCCCACGGCAAGGCCCGCACGGCCGGAGACCCGGATGCCCCCAAATGCTCGGATTGCCACGGCCACCACGATATCGTGCGGGGCGATGACCCGCAATCGCGCGTCCACCCGCGCAATCAGCCGAAGACCTGCGCTAAGTGCCACGCAGACCGCGACTTTGTGCGTCGCCATGGTCTGCCCAGCGCGTTGCCTCCCTCGGACTACGAACGAAGTGTCCACGCGCAGGCGATTCAGAGGGGCGTCAAGGAGGCCCCTTCCTGCAGCGACTGTCACCTCCTTCCCGGCACCCACGTGTTCCTGGAAGTGGCCAGTCCACAGTCTCCCGTGAATCCCTCCAATGTGGCTTCCACCTGCGGACGCTGCCACGACGAGATTGCCAACACCTATATGGGGAGCGCTCACGGCACCGCTTTGGCCAGGGGCGTGAAGGAAGCTCCCACGTGCAACTTCTGCCACGGCGAGCACCGGATCCTCACGCCGCGCGAGCCGGGCTCACCGGTTCGTCCCGAGCGGGTCTCGGAAGCCATTTGCGCCCCCTGCCACGCTTCGGAAACCCTGAACGAGAAACTCGGTCTGCCGAGCGATCGCGTGTCCACCTACCTCAACAGCTACCACGGGCTGGCTGTGCGGCGTGGCTCCAAGGTAGCGGCCAACTGTGCAAGCTGCCACGGAATCCACAACATCTATCGGCAGGACGATCCTCGCTCCACCGTTCATCCGAACAATCTCGCCAAGACGTGTGGCACCTGCCATCCCGGAGCCTCCGAGCAGTTCGCCCGGGTGAAGGTCCACAGCTACCGCAGCGAGGCGCAACTGAAAGCGGCCTCCATCATCCGAAGCGCCTACGTCATCCTTATCCTCTTGGTGATCGGCGGAATGGTCGTCCACAACCTGATTGTCTGGCTGTTCTTCGCGGTCGAAAAATACCGGAAAACCCGCGCGGAGACGGGTGTGCGCCGTTTCGACACCTCCATGATCGTGCAGCACATCCTGCTCCTGGTCGCGTTCATCACGCTTGTCATTACCGGTTTCGCCCTCAAATTCCCGAACAGCTTTCTCTTCCGACTTCTCTTGAAGATCGGCGTGGACGAAGCCTTGCGGGGTCTTTTGCACCGGATCGCAGCCTCGGTGCTGATCGCTACGGCTATCTATCACTTCTTCTGGGCCTTCTTTACCCGCCACGGGCGGCGGGAAATTCGACGTCTGGTGCCGAACGTACAGGACCTGCTCGATCTGCTGCAAACCCTCCGCTACTACCTGCGGCTGAGTCCGGAAAGACCGCAGTACCAGAAGTATAATTACATCGAGAAAGCCGAGTACTGGGCCCTGGTGTGGGGCACGGTGGTGATGGTCTCGACCGGGCTGATCCTCTGGTTCCCGGAAACGGCTTCCCGTCTGCTGGGTCCATGGGCCTTCCCCATTGCCGAAATCATCCATTACTATGAAGCGTGGCTCGCCACGTTGGCCATCGCCGTCTGGCATTTCTACTGGGTTATCTTCCACCCCGATGAGTATCCCATGAGCTTCGTCTGGCTCCACGGGAAGATGCCCCACGAGGAAGCGATGAAACACCGCCTTCCC of candidate division KSB1 bacterium contains these proteins:
- a CDS encoding UTP--glucose-1-phosphate uridylyltransferase, which produces MSCLRLVIRSARRVRKAVIPAAGFGPKLFPASKAIKKELFPVIDRQGRAKPAIMTIVEEALNSGIEEVCLVVQGEDRRLFEEFFCTPPTIENFNKLSRADQEYSRYLLDLGHRITFVTQEVQDGFGHAVYCAREWVGNEPFLLLLGDHLYASDNATPCARQVLDVFERVGHSVVGLKVTPADEIHKFGCVTGIWDRYAEQLSITEFAEKPDLEYARQRLTTEGLDPDQFLTIFGIYVLTPKVFEFLEEAIRHNLRERGEFQLTPCLDQVRREEGFTGYVVKGRRFDIGTAEAYRQTIIEFRNA
- a CDS encoding glycerol-3-phosphate dehydrogenase/oxidase, coding for MRRDLDALTDREFDLLVVGGGIHGVAIAYDAAQRGLRVALIEKGDFGSATSSNSLKIVHGGLRYLQHADLRRMRESIRERRILLRIAPHLVHPLPFLVPTYGHLIKGPEVFAVALALNGLIGADRNRRLPPEQRLPWGEIVPAAEFRKLAPMVDGKNLTGGVIWYDAQMYSSERLLLAFAQSAAEAGAQLANYVEATGYLVRDGRVYGVKAADRLNGQVFDIRARLTVNACGPWYNEVLRRLGIRTEREPLCLSVALNLVSTRKLTHEYAVGFYSHKQYRDQDSVLSRGSRLLFIAPWREVNLVGTAHLPYEGKANGFAIQGRVLFDFLREVQEALPAAGLRVEDIRFYHAGLLPMKPVRGSTDNVTLTKRHQIVDHEKVHRLPGVVSLIGVKYTTARAVAEEVTDLAVRRLGVKTPGAQTAETPLCGGEMESFAEFAQCKLPLLRKYLPEKTAQVLLHCYGTRFQELIRYFEISPYWAEAVGPDLPVVKAQILHAVRREMACKLSDVVFRRTDMAMFGLPNAEALRTAAEIMANELGWNGRRIRQEMEEVQAVFRPLEELAAGR
- a CDS encoding cytochrome b/b6 domain-containing protein: MRCGWRVVFLVLLITVLVSTPAPAQQSVSCFDCHADSGLTKVGPQGQEISLFVDSVAFRRSVHFELGCVACHVDIQEIPHPEKLAEVDCGMCHELEKQGCLEGAHGKARTAGDPDAPKCSDCHGHHDIVRGDDPQSRVHPRNQPKTCAKCHADRDFVRRHGLPSALPPSDYERSVHAQAIQRGVKEAPSCSDCHLLPGTHVFLEVASPQSPVNPSNVASTCGRCHDEIANTYMGSAHGTALARGVKEAPTCNFCHGEHRILTPREPGSPVRPERVSEAICAPCHASETLNEKLGLPSDRVSTYLNSYHGLAVRRGSKVAANCASCHGIHNIYRQDDPRSTVHPNNLAKTCGTCHPGASEQFARVKVHSYRSEAQLKAASIIRSAYVILILLVIGGMVVHNLIVWLFFAVEKYRKTRAETGVRRFDTSMIVQHILLLVAFITLVITGFALKFPNSFLFRLLLKIGVDEALRGLLHRIAASVLIATAIYHFFWAFFTRHGRREIRRLVPNVQDLLDLLQTLRYYLRLSPERPQYQKYNYIEKAEYWALVWGTVVMVSTGLILWFPETASRLLGPWAFPIAEIIHYYEAWLATLAIAVWHFYWVIFHPDEYPMSFVWLHGKMPHEEAMKHRLPWLAEESRELRAEEKSRTS